TTTTGAAAACCACATAAAGGACATGTGTCTGCAGAAGCTTCCATTTTTGGAAATTCATATCCGCATTTTATACAAAATCCGTACATGTCATCTGTTGTAGTACCGCACTGTGGACATCTTCTCATCATATTATCACTTACTTTATAATTACGGGTAATTACTTATAAATGTTATTAATCTTTGTTGAAAAAATATATTAAACTTATGTGATATAGTTTAACTAATGATTGAAAAAATTGAAATCACGCAGAGGTTTAATTTCAAAAGACTTAACCGCCACTATGAATGTTTCACGATTGATTTGATCAATAAAAATGCTTACTATAAGATATCTGAGCGAGGAAGTGGAGATAAGTTTTTAAGTGAAAATTCACTTTGTGATGACTCATGGATTGATATTCTGGTTGATTTAAGACGAAAAATGACCAGTAAAATCCACAGTTTAAGTGATGAGCAAATTGATAAGTTCAGACATGACTTTGATAATCTGAAGTTATTTGATGATTTTCAATCTGAAGAGTTTTCCTATTTTGAAAAAATCGAGCTGATATACTCATGCAATGTCATAATCTATTCATCTGATAATTATGCCGAATACAGCTTCAAGAACAATTTCCCTGAAAACTGGATTGGATTCGGTGAGATTTTAAAGGAACTTTTTGGATTTGACGTGCTGCATCTCAACTACCAAAAGCAGATGGCAACACCACTGTATTATGACATTAGGTCGGATGGAGTTTATTCAAATGATAAATTACTTCTTAAATCCATTGAATTCGGACATTACCAAACATATCCATATGAACTTCCAAACCCACGTTTGATTGTTGACTTTTTACAAAATTCCATTAATGGATATATTGAAAAGGAATTAACTGACACTGATAAAGGTCTGATTTTGCATCTTCTTGATAAATACCATGTCTACATGTGGATTTTTGATGAATATCACAACAAATCCAATGCACGTGACCCTGATGATTTGGAAGGTTATGACTGGTATCTTGAAATGGTGTTTGAAGGAGACGTTATATGGCATATCTTTGGGTATAATGACTATCCCGACACTTATGTTCATCTTGCACGTGAGATTTTGGATATTACTAAAATGGATTTGCTTGAAATAAACACCATATCCGATGGGGATTTGGAGTTATTTGAGAAGTTTGGGGATGAAAAATTAGCTAATTAATTCTACATATTCATCAAGCAAATCAAAAAGTTCTTCTTTTGTGTTCATCTTAAATATTTTAGGCTTTATTTCGGCGCTTCTCCACTGCCCTTTGAGATAATACGCAGTATGGGTTCTCATCTTATGCATCGCAGGCTTTTCACTTCTAATCTGGCTTAAAAGCTCGGCATGTATTTTTATCATCTCAAGTTTCTCTTCAAGCGTTACTTTTTGAGGCTCAATGTCATAGTCAAGATAATCAATGCACTGTTTGATAAGCCAGGGGTTTCCAAGAACTCCCCGACCAATCATTATTGCATCACATCCTGTCTCGTCAATCATTCTCTTTGCATCGTGGCATGTGTGAATGTCTCCATTGCCGATAACAGGTATGTTCAATGCATCCTTTACTTCTTTAATTATTGACCAGTCTGCATTTTCTCCGTATCTCTGCTCTCTTGTGCGGGGATGTACTGTAATTGCTGAGGCTCCGGCATCTTCAACAATTCCTGCAACCTCAAGGGCATTGATGCATGTATTGTCCCATCCGCTTCTGATTTTTGCTGTAACAGGTACATCGGATGTTTCAACTACAGTTTCTACAATTTCTGAAATCTTTTCAGGGTTTTTTAAAAGTGCACTTCCTGCTTTTGATCTAACCGCAACCTTTGGAACCGGACATCCCATATTTATGTCTATAATATCAGGTTTCATGTTTTTGCAGATATATTCAGTGGCGATTTTGAATGATTCAGCTTCCGCTCCAAATATCTGCTGGGAAATCGGACGCTCTTCAGGTGTCATATAAAGCATTTCCTGTGTTCTTGAATTTTCATACATCAATGCCTTGTCAGACACCATTTCTGTTGACAAAAGTCCGCAACCCATGGATTTAGCTATTCGTCTGAATGCGGAGTCAGTAATTCCTGCCATAGGTGCAAGGACTACCTGGTTGTCAATTTTCACATTTCCAATTTTCCATTTCATAAAAATTCACTAAAATTATCGGTTTTAATCGCTTTTTTCATTAATTATTTATATTATTATTTATATAATTATATCTATTATATTAATTTAATTATTATGGGGATAACATGGCTAGCGTATCATCAAAAGAATTATATGAATTTAAAAAGACATTAAAGGAATTGTCAAATAAAAGAGGTAGAGGTACTGAGCTTGTTTCCGTTTATATTCCACCAACTAAACAGTTAAGTGATGTTGGTAAGCACATGAGAGATGAAATGGGTCAGAGTGCTAACATTAAGAGTAAACAAACAAGAAAAAATGTACAGTCTGCTATTGCGGTTATTTTAGAAAGTATCAAATTGTACAGACAGCCTCCTGAAAACGGTTTGGTTCTGTTTGTCGGTATGATTCCTAAAGGTGGTCCGGGAACTGAAAAGATGGAAAAATATGTTTTAGAACCTCCTGAACCTGTTCAAACCTACTGGTACAAATGTAACAACGAGTTTTTCGTCGAGCCTTTGGAATACATGATTGAGGAGCATGATGTTTATGGTGTGGCTGTAATTGACAGAAACGAAGCTACTTACGGTACACTTAAAGGTAAAAAAGAAACCATTCTCGGTCATTTGACTAGTGGTGTTCCTGGAAAACATAAGGCTGGAGGACAGTCTCAAAGAAGGTTTGACCGTGTAATTGAAGATCTTGCTCATCAATTCCTTAAACGTATTGGTGATCATATGAATGAAGCATATCTTCCTTTGAAAGATGATTTGAAAGGTATCATTCTTGGAGGACCTGGTTTTACTAAAAAAGATTTCTATGATGGGGATTATCTTCAGTATGAACTTAAAGACAAGGTCATAAGTATTGTTGACACTTCATACACTGGTGAAGAGGGTATCCGTGAGGTCATCACCAAATCTGCAGATGATTTGGAAAACCTTGATGTAATGCACGAAAAAAAACTGGTTCAAAGATTCATCAAGGAATTAATTAAGGAAAAAGGTCTTGCTTCCTATGGTGAGGATGAAGTCAGACGCAACCTTATTATGGGTGCTGTTGATGTGCTGCTTTTATCTGAAGATTTGACCAGTATGCGCAAGAAATTTGTCTGTTCCGGTTGCGGTCAGGAAGAAAATATCACTGTAAAGTCACAGGCTGAAGCAGATAACTTAACTAAAAAGTGTCCTAATTGTGGTGAAATTTTAAAAGAGCAGGAATCTATTGATCTGGATGATGAATTTGTTGAGCTTGCTGAAGAAATGAATACTGATGTTGAGTTCATATCCACTGAAACTGAAGAGGGAATGCAGATTTTTAGAGCGTTCGGTGGAATTGCAGCAATTCTCAGATATTATGTTGATTACTAATTATAACATTTTGGAGATTTGTCCAAATGTGTTATAATATTACTTTTTCTTTTTTCTTTTTTAGTATAAAATTTGTTTAATCCTTCTTCTTGTCTTATCTGATTTATTAGCTTAAAAAACTCTTGTTTTGGCACTGTTTTTTCTTTGTTTAGTTCTATGTATAATGAGTGCAGGTTTCTATTTTTTGTGAGGTAATTTTCCTTTAACATGTTGTATTGGGTTTTGCTAATCATAATATTACCATTTTGTTTACTAAAAATTTAATTTTACTATTTTTTTATTATTAATTTATTAATTATGGTATATAAAGGAATATGCTTTTTTAAATTTAATATAATTTTGTTTAAAATTTTTTTCTATTCTTTAATTTTGTTCGAGTTTTCACAGTTCATTTTCATTATTCTCGAACACTTTCACTTTTCATATCTTCGGAAACTTTTAGGTGGAAGATGTTTGCCGACTTGTTTATGAATTGATAATTTTTATTGTTGATTGTAGAAAAATTTTTTAAAAAGATTTGTTAAATTAATAATATTTTTTAATTATTTTATAAAATGTATAATATTTATCTTAATTTATATGAATAATATGGAGGTATTTTTACTAAAAATTGAATAATATTTAAATACTAGAAGGTTCATATAATTAACTATATTGTTAAAGATGCTGACAACAGCAAAAAAATTCTTTTAATAATATAATAATTCAAATTTTTATTTGGAGGAATATTTTTGTCATACGTAGATGAAGTAATTGAAACTATAATAGAACAAAACCCTTCAGAACCTGAATTTCACCAAGCAGTACGTGAAGTATTAGAATCTCTTAGGGTAGTAATTGAAGAAAACGAAGAAGAATACAGAAAAAATGCACTTCTTGAAAGGTTAACAAACCCAGAAAGACAATTAAAATTCCGTGTACCATGGATCGATGACAACGGACAAGTACAAGTAAACACTGGATACCGTGTACAGTTCAACTCAGCAATCGGACCATACAAAGGCGGATTAAGATTCCACCCATCTGTAAACGTTGGAATC
This DNA window, taken from Methanobrevibacter sp., encodes the following:
- the dusB gene encoding tRNA dihydrouridine synthase DusB — encoded protein: MKWKIGNVKIDNQVVLAPMAGITDSAFRRIAKSMGCGLLSTEMVSDKALMYENSRTQEMLYMTPEERPISQQIFGAEAESFKIATEYICKNMKPDIIDINMGCPVPKVAVRSKAGSALLKNPEKISEIVETVVETSDVPVTAKIRSGWDNTCINALEVAGIVEDAGASAITVHPRTREQRYGENADWSIIKEVKDALNIPVIGNGDIHTCHDAKRMIDETGCDAIMIGRGVLGNPWLIKQCIDYLDYDIEPQKVTLEEKLEMIKIHAELLSQIRSEKPAMHKMRTHTAYYLKGQWRSAEIKPKIFKMNTKEELFDLLDEYVELIS
- the prf1 gene encoding peptide chain release factor aRF-1, coding for MASVSSKELYEFKKTLKELSNKRGRGTELVSVYIPPTKQLSDVGKHMRDEMGQSANIKSKQTRKNVQSAIAVILESIKLYRQPPENGLVLFVGMIPKGGPGTEKMEKYVLEPPEPVQTYWYKCNNEFFVEPLEYMIEEHDVYGVAVIDRNEATYGTLKGKKETILGHLTSGVPGKHKAGGQSQRRFDRVIEDLAHQFLKRIGDHMNEAYLPLKDDLKGIILGGPGFTKKDFYDGDYLQYELKDKVISIVDTSYTGEEGIREVITKSADDLENLDVMHEKKLVQRFIKELIKEKGLASYGEDEVRRNLIMGAVDVLLLSEDLTSMRKKFVCSGCGQEENITVKSQAEADNLTKKCPNCGEILKEQESIDLDDEFVELAEEMNTDVEFISTETEEGMQIFRAFGGIAAILRYYVDY